A stretch of Myxococcus hansupus DNA encodes these proteins:
- the murJ gene encoding murein biosynthesis integral membrane protein MurJ — MTTTSPESPPPPVAPPRPERSAGGAALVATGILASRLMGLVRERVFAHYLGNAEAAAVFKAALRIPNFLQNLFGEGVLSGSFIPVYAQLLGRKDDEAADRVAGAVFGILSLATAVVVALGMLFTPFLVDAIAPGFQGHERELAIHLVRILFPGTGMLVLSAWCLGILNSHRRFLLSYLAPVVWNLVIIAALVAAGGRYAEEPLVEVLAYAVVLGSFLQFAVQVPSVLKLLGRFRPSLSLAAEPVRQVLKNFGPVVLGRGVVQFSAWVDTAFASLISNRALSSLMYAQTLYLIPVSLFGMAVSAAELPEMSRATGEGADVAAKLRQRIDGGARRICFWVVPSAAAFLFLGDMVAAALLQTGRFDAADSRYLWYLLMGAALGLVASTVGRLYASAFYALKDPKTPLRFAVVRVLVGTAGAWVLGLRLPGWLGLPEHLGALGLTLASGLVAWLEAGLLRRKLVKQLGPVGVPSGLLPRLWGAAVVAGGVALGIKLGLTSVLGPMPGVAAEWGGQFLVPPRLHPVLGFVAVALPFGVVYFGLTAALGIPEAGTMLRKVGRKLRLVR, encoded by the coding sequence GTGACCACGACCTCGCCCGAGTCTCCGCCCCCGCCGGTTGCGCCCCCCCGACCCGAGCGCTCAGCAGGCGGCGCGGCGTTGGTCGCCACGGGAATTCTCGCCTCGCGCCTGATGGGCCTGGTTCGCGAGCGCGTCTTCGCCCACTACCTTGGCAACGCGGAGGCCGCGGCCGTCTTCAAGGCGGCGCTGCGCATTCCCAACTTCCTGCAGAACCTGTTCGGAGAGGGCGTCCTCTCCGGCTCGTTCATCCCCGTCTACGCGCAGCTCTTGGGCCGCAAGGACGACGAGGCGGCGGACCGCGTCGCGGGCGCTGTCTTCGGCATCCTCTCCCTGGCCACGGCGGTGGTCGTTGCTTTGGGGATGCTGTTCACGCCGTTCCTGGTGGATGCCATCGCGCCGGGCTTCCAGGGCCACGAGCGCGAGCTGGCCATCCATCTGGTGCGCATCCTCTTCCCCGGCACGGGCATGCTCGTGCTGAGCGCCTGGTGCCTGGGCATCCTCAACAGCCACCGGCGCTTCCTGCTCTCCTACCTGGCGCCGGTCGTCTGGAACCTGGTCATCATCGCCGCGCTGGTGGCCGCCGGAGGGCGCTACGCCGAAGAGCCCCTGGTGGAGGTGTTGGCGTACGCCGTGGTGCTGGGCAGCTTCCTCCAGTTCGCGGTGCAGGTGCCGTCCGTCCTGAAGCTGCTCGGGCGCTTCCGCCCCTCGCTGTCCCTGGCGGCGGAGCCCGTGCGCCAGGTGCTCAAGAACTTCGGTCCCGTGGTGTTGGGGCGCGGCGTGGTCCAGTTCAGCGCCTGGGTGGACACGGCCTTCGCGTCCCTCATCTCCAACCGCGCGCTGTCCTCCCTGATGTACGCGCAGACCCTCTACCTCATCCCAGTGAGCCTCTTCGGCATGGCGGTGTCGGCCGCGGAGCTGCCGGAGATGTCGCGGGCCACCGGTGAGGGGGCCGACGTGGCCGCGAAGCTGCGCCAGCGCATCGACGGGGGCGCGCGTCGCATCTGCTTCTGGGTGGTGCCCTCGGCGGCGGCGTTCCTCTTCCTCGGAGACATGGTGGCGGCGGCGCTGCTGCAAACAGGGCGCTTCGACGCGGCGGACTCGCGCTATCTCTGGTACCTGCTGATGGGCGCGGCGTTGGGGCTCGTGGCCTCCACGGTGGGGCGGCTCTACGCCTCCGCGTTCTACGCGCTCAAGGACCCGAAGACGCCGCTGCGCTTCGCGGTGGTGCGGGTCCTGGTGGGCACCGCGGGGGCGTGGGTGCTGGGCCTTCGGCTGCCGGGCTGGCTCGGGCTGCCGGAGCATCTGGGCGCCCTAGGGCTCACGCTGGCCAGCGGCCTGGTGGCATGGCTGGAGGCGGGCTTGCTGCGCCGCAAGCTGGTGAAGCAGTTGGGCCCGGTGGGCGTTCCGAGCGGCTTGCTGCCCCGGCTGTGGGGCGCGGCGGTCGTGGCCGGCGGGGTGGCGTTGGGCATCAAGTTGGGGCTGACGTCCGTACTGGGGCCCATGCCCGGGGTGGCGGCGGAGTGGGGGGGGCAATTCCTGGTGCCGCCGCGTCTGCACCCCGTCCTGGGGTTCGTCGCGGTGGCCCTTCCGTTCGGCGTCGTTTATTTTGGACTGACGGCGGCGCTGGGCATCCCGGAGGCCGGCACGATGTTGCGCAAGGTGGGGCGGAAGCTTCGTTTGGTCCGCTAA
- the encA gene encoding encapsulin nanocompartment shell protein EncA, translating into MPDFLGHAENPLREEEWARLNETVIQVARRSLVGRRILDIYGPLGAGVQTVPYDEFQGVSPGAVDIVGEQETAMVFTDARKFKTIPIIYKDFLLHWRDIEAARTHNMPLDVSAAAGAAALCAQQEDELIFYGDVRLGYEGLMTANGRLTVPLGEWTSPGGGFQAIVEATRKLNEQGHFGPYAVVLSPRLYSQLHRIYEKTGVLEIETIRQLASDGVYQSNRLRGDSGVVVSTGRENMDLAVSMDMVAAYLGASRMNHPFRVLEALLLRIKHPDAICTLEGAGAANPR; encoded by the coding sequence ATGCCTGACTTCCTTGGACATGCCGAGAACCCGCTCCGCGAGGAGGAGTGGGCGCGTCTGAACGAGACCGTCATCCAGGTGGCCCGGCGCTCGCTGGTGGGCCGCCGCATCCTGGACATCTACGGTCCGCTGGGCGCCGGGGTGCAGACGGTGCCTTACGACGAGTTCCAGGGCGTGTCGCCCGGCGCGGTGGACATCGTCGGCGAGCAGGAGACCGCGATGGTCTTCACCGATGCTCGCAAGTTCAAGACCATCCCCATCATCTACAAGGACTTCCTCCTCCACTGGCGCGACATCGAGGCGGCCCGCACGCACAACATGCCGCTGGACGTGTCCGCCGCGGCCGGCGCCGCGGCCCTGTGCGCGCAGCAGGAAGACGAGCTCATCTTCTACGGCGACGTGCGCCTGGGCTACGAGGGCCTGATGACGGCCAACGGCCGGCTCACCGTGCCGCTGGGTGAGTGGACGTCGCCGGGTGGCGGATTCCAGGCCATCGTCGAGGCCACGCGCAAGCTCAACGAGCAGGGCCACTTCGGTCCCTACGCCGTCGTGCTGTCGCCCCGCCTGTACTCGCAGCTTCACCGCATCTACGAGAAGACGGGCGTGCTCGAAATCGAGACCATCCGCCAGCTCGCGTCGGACGGCGTCTACCAGTCCAACCGCCTGCGCGGTGACTCCGGCGTGGTGGTGTCCACCGGCCGGGAGAACATGGACCTCGCCGTGTCCATGGACATGGTCGCCGCGTACCTGGGCGCCTCGCGGATGAACCACCCGTTCCGCGTGCTGGAGGCGCTGCTGCTGCGCATCAAGCACCCGGACGCCATCTGCACGCTGGAGGGCGCGGGCGCCGCGAACCCCCGTTAG
- a CDS encoding sigma-54-dependent transcriptional regulator yields MAKVLVIDDEANLRKVLAAMLRRDGFDVTVAENGEQGLAEFHKNGADIVVTDLVMPKVGGMEVLGTIRAANPDVPVIIITAHGTVDSAVDAIKAGAFDYITKPFDQAELSSVVAKAAKTNESARRSVRPDVKARAAIIGDSASIQDVYKIIDKVADTPSTVLITGESGTGKELIATALHGASSRRDKPFIKINCAAIPDTLLESELFGYERGAFTGAVTSKPGRFELADEGTLFLDEIGEIPVEMQVKLLRALQEGEFERVGGIKTTRVDVRLVAATNRDLQAEIEAGRFRKDLYYRLAVVPISLPALRERRSDIPMLARHFVEKYNRRLNKKIEGIADDAMVLLQGYAWPGNIRELENLIERVLLFADGPLITAKDLPEPVRQGASVQASANLATAVASLEVPAGEVGLKDIVRMKAAELERDLIVKKLEETGGNVTRAARLLQISRKSLQTKMKEFGLRDTTPDGQEDGPDE; encoded by the coding sequence ATGGCCAAGGTCCTGGTCATCGACGACGAGGCGAACCTCCGCAAGGTGCTCGCCGCGATGCTGCGCCGGGACGGTTTTGACGTCACCGTGGCGGAGAACGGCGAGCAAGGGCTCGCCGAGTTCCACAAGAACGGCGCGGACATCGTGGTGACGGACCTGGTGATGCCCAAGGTGGGCGGCATGGAGGTGCTCGGCACCATCCGGGCCGCCAACCCGGACGTCCCCGTCATCATCATCACCGCGCACGGCACGGTGGATTCGGCCGTGGACGCCATCAAGGCGGGCGCGTTCGACTACATCACCAAGCCCTTCGACCAGGCGGAGCTGTCCTCCGTCGTCGCCAAGGCCGCGAAGACGAACGAGAGCGCCCGCCGCTCCGTGCGCCCGGACGTGAAGGCGCGCGCCGCCATCATCGGCGACTCCGCGTCGATTCAAGACGTCTACAAAATCATCGACAAGGTGGCGGACACGCCGTCCACGGTGCTCATCACCGGCGAGAGCGGCACCGGCAAGGAGCTCATCGCCACCGCGCTGCACGGCGCCTCCAGCCGCCGCGACAAGCCGTTCATCAAGATCAACTGCGCCGCCATTCCAGACACGCTGCTGGAGAGCGAGCTCTTCGGCTACGAGCGCGGCGCCTTCACCGGCGCCGTCACGTCCAAGCCGGGCCGCTTCGAGCTCGCCGACGAGGGCACCCTCTTCCTCGACGAGATTGGCGAGATTCCCGTCGAGATGCAGGTGAAGCTGCTGCGCGCGCTCCAGGAAGGTGAGTTCGAGCGCGTGGGCGGCATCAAGACGACCCGCGTGGACGTGCGCCTGGTGGCCGCCACCAACCGGGACCTGCAGGCGGAGATCGAAGCCGGCCGCTTCCGCAAGGACCTGTACTACCGGCTGGCGGTGGTGCCCATCTCCCTGCCCGCCCTACGCGAGCGCCGCAGCGACATCCCGATGCTCGCCCGGCACTTCGTGGAGAAGTACAACCGGCGCCTCAACAAGAAGATCGAAGGCATCGCCGACGACGCCATGGTCCTGCTCCAGGGCTACGCGTGGCCCGGGAACATCCGCGAGCTGGAGAACCTCATCGAGCGCGTGCTCCTGTTCGCGGACGGCCCGCTCATCACCGCCAAGGACCTGCCAGAGCCGGTCCGCCAAGGAGCGAGCGTTCAGGCGAGCGCCAATCTGGCCACCGCGGTGGCGTCCTTGGAGGTTCCTGCGGGCGAGGTGGGCCTCAAGGACATCGTCCGGATGAAGGCCGCGGAGCTCGAGCGGGACCTCATCGTGAAGAAGCTCGAGGAGACCGGCGGCAATGTCACCCGCGCCGCCCGGCTCCTTCAAATCAGCCGCAAGTCGCTCCAGACGAAGATGAAGGAGTTTGGCTTGCGTGACACCACCCCCGACGGGCAGGAAGACGGCCCGGACGAGTAG
- a CDS encoding peptidoglycan DD-metalloendopeptidase family protein, with amino-acid sequence MSLILGGAAGGVWWWKQRMAQATEEAAAQAPATAPDATAVVTAPTPAPVPTDPVKAAGMERVSVSINGPLETALVNSAGADVGPALAQVVTRTLVWWVSVPGEILRGDTLEVLFQRRVNEEPLVHAVRFTSAKLGKTLAAYRYQADGEPNARYYLASGDELELRLERSPIDNYEQVTSLLRDGRKHKGVDFRTPVGTPIKAPFSGVVKRKNWNFSGNGNCIELVETGGKGRRALFLHLDEVDKNVKAGSRFTVGQVIAKSGNTGRSFAPHLHYQLMTHDDRVLDPYEQHKTYRRSLATQQRSGFEAEMRRMDGLLSTSVVAGK; translated from the coding sequence GTGTCGCTCATCCTCGGCGGTGCCGCGGGAGGCGTCTGGTGGTGGAAGCAGCGGATGGCCCAGGCCACGGAAGAGGCCGCGGCCCAGGCGCCCGCCACCGCGCCGGACGCCACCGCCGTCGTCACCGCGCCCACGCCGGCCCCCGTCCCCACCGACCCGGTGAAGGCCGCGGGCATGGAGCGCGTGTCCGTGAGCATCAACGGCCCCCTGGAGACGGCGCTCGTCAACTCCGCGGGCGCGGACGTGGGCCCGGCCCTGGCGCAGGTGGTGACGCGCACGCTGGTGTGGTGGGTGTCCGTCCCCGGCGAAATCCTCCGCGGAGACACGCTGGAGGTGCTCTTCCAGCGCCGCGTCAACGAGGAGCCCCTGGTGCACGCGGTGCGCTTCACCAGCGCGAAGCTGGGCAAGACGCTGGCCGCGTACCGCTACCAGGCCGACGGTGAGCCCAACGCCCGCTACTACCTCGCCAGCGGCGACGAGCTGGAGCTGCGCCTGGAGCGCTCGCCCATCGACAATTACGAGCAGGTGACGTCCCTGCTCCGCGATGGCCGGAAGCACAAGGGCGTGGACTTCCGCACCCCGGTGGGGACGCCCATCAAGGCGCCCTTCAGCGGCGTGGTGAAGCGCAAGAACTGGAACTTCAGCGGCAACGGCAACTGCATCGAGCTGGTCGAAACGGGCGGCAAGGGGCGCCGCGCCCTGTTCCTCCATCTGGACGAGGTGGACAAGAACGTGAAGGCGGGCTCGCGATTCACGGTGGGCCAGGTGATTGCGAAGAGCGGCAACACCGGCCGCAGCTTCGCTCCCCACCTGCACTACCAGCTCATGACGCACGATGACCGGGTGCTGGACCCCTATGAGCAGCACAAGACCTACCGCCGCTCCCTGGCCACGCAGCAGCGGTCCGGCTTCGAGGCGGAGATGCGCCGCATGGACGGCCTGCTGAGCACCTCCGTGGTGGCCGGTAAGTAA